A region of Streptomyces sp. WMMC500 DNA encodes the following proteins:
- a CDS encoding LCP family protein yields the protein MNDGYRGPQGHDPYEDPYARGYDAYGQQGYDYDGQGAPQDPGQRYRDPSGGYGYDYDPYAQQQPPQQAPYPAQAPHPQARQHYAPQAPPPAVGYDYDYDPYGPAAHSGEQPVTAVPPDGDWARIPQQRAPGEPAGPGGPPHEPREYATEQFSFVEDETESSEDVIDWLKFTESRTERREEAKRRGRNRRVALLVVMVLAVLGGTGYLWATDRLPFVGGESGPPAAAEEKRDTLVVHLHDTDGGGSATALLVNNATTGKGTTVLLPNDLAVSGDDGTATTLGQAVDEQGAGATRDAIDTLLGSQIKGSWRLDTPYLEILVEGVGGITVDADATVPGAKKGDDPLVEEGQKRRLNGEQAIAYATHLADGEPQTAQLQRFGQVMQAVLRNLPSDPAGAKSLVKSMGMVLDPSLSEAELAASLASLSELAKEGAYATETLDVGGDGRPSEQATRKVVEDVLGGTVKSPDGAAAPRVSVQNGAGSAKPAETAKVALVNGGFTFVDGGQAAEPAETSEVRYKDAAAKEQAVQVAKTLGLPEKAVAKGETPANADVVVVLGQDYEG from the coding sequence GTGAACGACGGATACCGCGGCCCTCAGGGCCACGACCCGTACGAGGACCCCTACGCCCGCGGCTACGACGCGTACGGACAGCAGGGCTACGACTACGACGGGCAGGGCGCCCCCCAGGACCCCGGCCAGCGCTACCGGGATCCGTCCGGCGGCTACGGGTACGACTACGACCCGTACGCCCAGCAGCAGCCCCCGCAGCAGGCCCCCTACCCGGCCCAGGCCCCCCACCCCCAGGCGCGGCAGCACTACGCCCCGCAGGCCCCGCCCCCGGCCGTCGGGTACGACTACGACTACGACCCCTACGGCCCGGCCGCGCACTCCGGCGAGCAGCCCGTGACCGCCGTACCCCCCGACGGCGACTGGGCGCGCATCCCGCAGCAGCGCGCGCCGGGGGAGCCCGCCGGCCCGGGCGGGCCGCCCCACGAGCCGCGCGAGTACGCCACCGAGCAGTTCTCCTTCGTCGAGGACGAGACCGAGTCCTCCGAAGACGTCATCGACTGGCTGAAGTTCACCGAGAGCCGCACCGAGCGGCGCGAGGAGGCCAAGCGCCGCGGCCGCAACCGCCGCGTCGCGCTGCTGGTCGTCATGGTCCTCGCCGTGCTCGGCGGCACCGGCTACCTGTGGGCCACCGACCGGCTCCCCTTCGTCGGCGGCGAGTCCGGGCCCCCGGCGGCGGCCGAGGAGAAGCGCGACACCCTCGTGGTGCACCTGCACGACACCGACGGCGGCGGCAGCGCCACGGCGCTGCTCGTGAACAACGCCACCACCGGCAAGGGCACCACGGTGCTGCTCCCCAACGACCTCGCCGTCTCCGGCGACGACGGCACCGCCACCACCCTCGGCCAGGCCGTCGACGAGCAGGGCGCGGGCGCCACCCGGGACGCGATCGACACGCTGCTCGGCTCGCAGATCAAGGGGAGCTGGCGGCTGGACACCCCGTACCTGGAGATCCTCGTGGAGGGCGTCGGCGGCATCACCGTCGACGCGGACGCGACCGTGCCCGGCGCGAAGAAGGGCGACGACCCGCTGGTCGAGGAGGGCCAGAAGCGCAGGCTCAACGGCGAGCAGGCCATCGCCTACGCCACCCACCTGGCGGACGGCGAGCCGCAGACGGCGCAGTTGCAGCGCTTCGGGCAGGTCATGCAGGCGGTGCTGCGGAACCTGCCGAGCGATCCGGCGGGCGCCAAGAGCCTGGTGAAGTCCATGGGCATGGTCCTCGACCCGTCGCTGTCGGAGGCCGAGCTGGCCGCGTCCCTGGCGTCGCTGTCGGAGCTGGCCAAGGAGGGCGCGTACGCGACCGAGACGCTGGACGTCGGGGGCGACGGCCGGCCGAGCGAGCAGGCCACGCGGAAGGTCGTCGAGGACGTCCTCGGCGGCACGGTCAAGAGCCCCGACGGGGCCGCGGCCCCGCGGGTCAGCGTGCAGAACGGCGCGGGCAGCGCGAAGCCGGCGGAAACGGCGAAGGTCGCGCTGGTCAACGGCGGCTTCACCTTTGTCGACGGCGGCCAGGCGGCGGAGCCCGCGGAGACCTCCGAGGTGCGCTACAAGGACGCGGCGGCGAAGGAGCAGGCCGTGCAGGTCGCCAAGACGCTGGGGCTGCCGGAGAAGGCGGTGGCCAAGGGCGAGACGCCCGCGAACGCGGACGTCGTGGTCGTCCTCGGGCAGGACTACGAGGGGTGA
- the rsfS gene encoding ribosome silencing factor: MTATDRSIDLVSTAAQAAADKLAHDIVAYDVSDVLAITDAFLLASAPNDRQVKAVVDGIEEALLKERGAKPVRREGERDGRWVLLDYSDIVVHVQHSEERVFYALERLWKDCPTLDLPPDAVATRGRAAEYAQAHGDGVRRDA, translated from the coding sequence GTGACCGCAACGGACCGCTCCATCGACCTGGTCAGCACCGCGGCGCAGGCCGCCGCCGACAAGCTCGCGCACGACATCGTCGCGTACGACGTCAGCGACGTCCTCGCCATCACCGACGCCTTTCTGCTCGCCTCGGCGCCCAACGACCGCCAGGTCAAGGCCGTCGTGGACGGCATCGAGGAGGCCCTGCTGAAGGAGCGCGGCGCCAAGCCGGTGCGGCGCGAGGGCGAGCGGGACGGCCGCTGGGTCCTGCTGGACTACTCGGACATCGTGGTCCACGTGCAGCACTCCGAGGAGCGGGTGTTCTACGCGCTGGAGCGGCTGTGGAAGGACTGCCCGACGCTGGACCTGCCGCCGGACGCGGTGGCCACCCGGGGCCGCGCCGCCGAGTACGCGCAGGCGCACGGCGACGGGGTCCGGCGGGATGCGTGA